Genomic segment of Nitrospirota bacterium:
ATTTATCTGTGGCTAAAATTTTTTAATGGTATCATACCACGTAGCAGTCAGAAGTATAATTCCAATTGTAAATCAAATATGAAATAATACACTAATACCAAGTGGCAATCTAATAAGTATTATGCTATACTATCTCTAAAAAAAGAACATGGGGGTAGTGATGATGAAAAAGACGAAAGTGTTAGAACATCTGACAGCAGTAGAGATAAAGGAGAAGCTAAGGGAGACCACAGGGTTTTGGCGCGTACAGAAATGGTTGGTAATACTGAATGCACTGATAGCGCCGAGGTCAGCCAAAGAGATAGCTCTTCATATTGGAGTGGCAGAACAGACAGTACGCAATCTGACATCCCAATATAATCGTTTAGGGCCTAAAATACTTGATGGACCAGGGAAAGGTGGAAGACGCAATTTCTATTTGACAACAGAGAGAGAAAAAGCACTTTTAGAACCATTT
This window contains:
- a CDS encoding winged helix-turn-helix domain-containing protein, which produces MMKKTKVLEHLTAVEIKEKLRETTGFWRVQKWLVILNALIAPRSAKEIALHIGVAEQTVRNLTSQYNRLGPKILDGPGKGGRRNFYLTTEREKALLEPFIERALTGKIATAKEIKEVFEQTLGHPIHKTTIYRILKRNGWRKIVPGPFHVQADKEKQEEFKKNLEKK